One genomic region from Pongo abelii isolate AG06213 chromosome 4, NHGRI_mPonAbe1-v2.0_pri, whole genome shotgun sequence encodes:
- the NREP gene encoding neuronal regeneration-related protein isoform X1, whose amino-acid sequence MLRGLFVCLSAAPRRRRHHFLLRSGQAHKRKAAAARRRPLFLRCPLLQVYYYSVERRESEQGAGLLSVYYPELSVWVSQEPFPNKDMEGRLPKGRLPVPKEVNRKKNDETNAASLTPLGSSELRSPRISYLHFF is encoded by the exons ATGCTTCGCGGACTCTTTGTGTGTCTGAGCGCAGCTCCGCGCCGCCGCAGGCACCATTTTCTGCTTCGCTCAGGACAGGCACATAAAAGGAAGGCGGCTGCCGCCCGTCGCCGTCCTCTTTTCCTCAGATGCCCTCTGCTGCAGGTTTATTATTACA GTgtagagaggagagagagtgaaCAGGGAGCGGGGCTTTTGTCT GTTTATTACCCAGAACTCTCTGTCTGGGTCAGTCAAGAACCATTTCCAAACAAGGACATGGAGGGAAGGCTTCCTAAG GGAAGACTTCCTGTCCCAAAGGAAGTGAACCGCAAGAAGAACGATGAGACAAACGCTGCCTCCCTGACTCCACTGGGCAGCAGTGAACTCCGCTCCCCAAGAATCAGTTACCTCCACTTTTTTTAA
- the NREP gene encoding neuronal regeneration-related protein (The RefSeq protein has 1 substitution compared to this genomic sequence), with translation MVYYPELSVWVSQEPFPNKDMEGRLPKGRLPVPKEVNRKKNDETNAASLTPLGSSELRSPRISYLHSF, from the exons ATG GTTTATTACCCAGAACTCTCTGTCTGGGTCAGTCAAGAACCATTTCCAAACAAGGACATGGAGGGAAGGCTTCCTAAG GGAAGACTTCCTGTCCCAAAGGAAGTGAACCGCAAGAAGAACGATGAGACAAACGCTGCCTCCCTGACTCCACTGGGCAGCAGTGAACTCCGCTCCCCAAGAATCAGTTACCTCCACTTTTTTTAA
- the NREP gene encoding neuronal regeneration-related protein isoform X2, with amino-acid sequence MPSAAGVERRESEQGAGLLSVYYPELSVWVSQEPFPNKDMEGRLPKGRLPVPKEVNRKKNDETNAASLTPLGSSELRSPRISYLHFF; translated from the exons ATGCCCTCTGCTGCAG GTgtagagaggagagagagtgaaCAGGGAGCGGGGCTTTTGTCT GTTTATTACCCAGAACTCTCTGTCTGGGTCAGTCAAGAACCATTTCCAAACAAGGACATGGAGGGAAGGCTTCCTAAG GGAAGACTTCCTGTCCCAAAGGAAGTGAACCGCAAGAAGAACGATGAGACAAACGCTGCCTCCCTGACTCCACTGGGCAGCAGTGAACTCCGCTCCCCAAGAATCAGTTACCTCCACTTTTTTTAA